Proteins encoded in a region of the Orenia metallireducens genome:
- a CDS encoding cell division protein SepF — MEFINTVLDKVDQFFSLSPQEIEDEDYPAVRLERKEKFQADQRLEEQELNSVISPSQVKDMLIIEPESFDEAQHIVDKLKDNQPILLNLSKTDHQLSIRIIDFISGAIYALNGNVEKIGDSVFLFAPGSINITYKSKDKNVSENKNSYNDDSVSIADGISKGEKESLYED, encoded by the coding sequence ATGGAGTTTATCAATACCGTATTAGACAAAGTTGACCAATTTTTCTCTTTAAGTCCACAGGAGATAGAAGATGAAGATTATCCAGCAGTTAGGTTAGAAAGAAAAGAGAAATTCCAAGCTGATCAAAGGCTAGAAGAGCAGGAGTTAAATTCGGTTATTAGCCCTTCGCAGGTTAAAGATATGTTAATTATAGAGCCAGAAAGCTTTGATGAAGCTCAACATATCGTTGATAAGCTAAAGGATAATCAACCGATATTACTTAATTTAAGTAAGACGGACCATCAACTTTCTATTAGAATCATTGACTTTATCAGTGGTGCAATTTATGCTTTAAATGGCAATGTAGAGAAAATTGGAGATAGCGTATTTTTATTTGCTCCAGGTTCAATTAATATTACCTATAAATCTAAAGATAAGAATGTCTCTGAAAATAAGAACAGTTATAACGATGACTCTGTATCTATAGCAGACGGTATATCTAAAGGGGAGAAGGAGAGTCTTTATGAAGATTAG
- a CDS encoding YggS family pyridoxal phosphate-dependent enzyme has translation MEDINSRLLKIEERIKVAAKRSGRELSEVKLLPISKYHSLDKMRIVLDKGYLEFGESRVQELMEKNEKFSSEVEWHMIGHLQRNKVKYLARMPRCKLIHSVDSLRLAKEINKRAKQEERIMNILVQVNTAQDDNKFGIYTKEAIEMVKKISGFENVKVKGLMTIAPYSDNPEEVRPYFRKLRELAEKIEAEKIDGVEMKELSMGMSNDLEVAIEEGATILRVGSAIFGEREYN, from the coding sequence ATGGAGGATATTAATAGTAGATTATTAAAAATAGAAGAGAGAATTAAAGTTGCTGCTAAAAGGTCAGGAAGGGAGCTTTCAGAGGTTAAATTACTGCCTATCTCTAAATATCACTCCTTAGATAAGATGAGGATAGTTTTAGATAAAGGCTATCTTGAATTTGGTGAAAGTAGAGTACAGGAGCTAATGGAAAAGAATGAGAAGTTCTCTTCAGAAGTAGAATGGCACATGATAGGGCATTTACAGAGAAATAAGGTGAAGTATTTAGCTAGAATGCCTAGATGTAAGTTGATTCATTCAGTTGATAGTTTAAGGTTGGCTAAGGAGATCAATAAAAGGGCCAAACAAGAAGAAAGAATAATGAATATCCTAGTTCAGGTTAATACTGCTCAGGATGATAATAAATTTGGAATCTATACTAAAGAGGCAATTGAGATGGTAAAGAAGATTAGCGGTTTTGAGAATGTAAAGGTTAAAGGGTTGATGACAATTGCACCTTATAGTGATAATCCTGAAGAGGTAAGACCATATTTTCGTAAGTTAAGAGAATTAGCAGAGAAGATAGAAGCAGAGAAGATAGATGGCGTAGAGATGAAAGAGTTATCGATGGGTATGAGTAATGATTTAGAGGTAGCTATTGAAGAAGGTGCAACAATCTTAAGAGTTGGTTCAGCAATCTTTGGAGAAAGGGAGTATAATTAA
- the proC gene encoding pyrroline-5-carboxylate reductase yields MKISKKIGFIGAGAMAEALIKGLIKSELFKSNQIYISDIREERLKDLKERYALETTTDNQEIVERVDYLILAVKPKIIPIVLDKVGKNISKSQKLFSIAAGINTMMIEKHLREKVSVIRLMPNTPALIGEGAIAYCLGAFAQDEDKNLVNQIFETVGMVLEVEEELMDAVTGLSGSGPAYIYLIIEALSDAGVNVGLNRNDALSLALQTIIGSAKMVLQSENHPGQLKDMVTSPGGTTITGLKILEREGVRSALYQAVEAATIKSKELRGEK; encoded by the coding sequence ATGAAGATTAGTAAAAAAATAGGATTTATTGGGGCAGGTGCTATGGCAGAAGCTCTAATTAAAGGGTTGATTAAGTCAGAGTTATTTAAGTCTAATCAAATATATATTAGTGATATTAGAGAAGAGAGATTAAAGGATTTAAAAGAGAGGTATGCTTTAGAAACTACTACAGATAATCAAGAGATAGTAGAGAGGGTTGATTATCTAATTTTAGCTGTTAAACCTAAAATAATTCCTATAGTTTTGGATAAGGTAGGAAAGAATATTAGCAAATCTCAAAAACTATTCTCTATAGCAGCAGGAATCAATACTATGATGATAGAAAAGCATCTAAGGGAAAAGGTATCGGTTATCCGTCTAATGCCAAATACACCTGCTTTGATTGGAGAAGGGGCGATAGCTTATTGTTTAGGAGCTTTTGCTCAAGATGAGGATAAAAATCTGGTTAATCAAATCTTTGAAACTGTAGGGATGGTATTAGAGGTTGAAGAGGAATTAATGGATGCTGTAACAGGGCTTAGTGGAAGTGGTCCTGCTTATATCTATTTGATCATTGAGGCCTTATCAGATGCAGGGGTCAATGTTGGTTTAAATCGTAACGATGCTCTGTCTTTAGCATTGCAAACAATTATTGGTTCTGCTAAGATGGTTTTACAGTCAGAAAATCATCCTGGTCAATTAAAGGATATGGTAACTTCTCCTGGAGGAACGACTATAACAGGGCTGAAGATACTGGAGA
- a CDS encoding PhoH family protein, producing the protein MEKIYVLDTNVILHDPKSIFSFEDNQVIIPMVVIEEVDNQKKRQDSVGSNARIFSRYLDELRKKGKLCDSVELDKGGRLKVEFNHQLLAELPRGLDPNKPDNRILATTLGLQRDGNIPVILVTKDINMRIKADAMGLAAEDYSTDAVNIDELYSGIKNISVPSDKINALFKDKKLELNELDLEERLYPNQFINLEDEFGGSQSALCSYDESKNRLIPFIFNPTDVWGIKPRNREQKCAFELLLNDNIKLVTLVGKAGTGKTLLALAAGLQKVVEDKSYKRLIVTRPIVPMGNDLGFLPGDKDEKLAPWMRPIFDNMEFLVGGKDENGASAVADLKEMGLIEMEAITYIRGRSIPNQFIIVDEAQNLTPHELKTIITRAGENTKIILTGDPYQIDHPYLDSNSNGLTYVVERLKDKALVGHITLYKGERSQLAEIAASSL; encoded by the coding sequence GTGGAAAAAATTTATGTCTTAGATACCAATGTTATATTACATGATCCAAAATCCATATTCTCTTTTGAAGATAACCAAGTTATCATTCCAATGGTGGTTATTGAAGAGGTCGATAATCAGAAAAAGCGCCAAGACTCAGTAGGTAGTAATGCTAGAATATTCTCAAGATATTTGGATGAGCTAAGAAAAAAAGGAAAATTATGTGATAGTGTAGAGTTAGATAAAGGTGGTAGACTTAAGGTTGAATTTAATCACCAACTTCTAGCGGAGTTGCCTAGAGGATTGGATCCTAATAAGCCTGATAATCGAATTTTGGCAACTACTTTGGGGTTACAAAGAGATGGTAATATCCCTGTTATTTTAGTTACTAAAGATATCAATATGAGAATTAAGGCAGATGCTATGGGTCTTGCAGCAGAGGACTATTCAACTGATGCTGTGAATATTGATGAACTATATTCGGGAATAAAGAATATAAGTGTTCCTTCAGATAAGATAAATGCTTTATTTAAAGATAAAAAGTTAGAATTAAATGAATTGGATTTAGAGGAAAGATTATATCCTAACCAATTCATCAATTTAGAAGATGAGTTTGGAGGTTCTCAATCAGCATTATGCTCTTATGATGAAAGTAAAAACAGATTAATACCTTTCATCTTTAATCCAACTGATGTCTGGGGAATAAAGCCTCGTAACCGTGAACAAAAATGTGCTTTTGAGTTGTTATTAAATGATAATATTAAATTGGTGACTTTGGTTGGTAAAGCAGGAACAGGAAAAACTTTATTAGCTTTGGCAGCTGGGTTACAGAAGGTCGTAGAGGATAAATCCTATAAACGATTGATTGTAACTAGACCAATAGTTCCTATGGGAAATGATTTAGGCTTCTTACCAGGAGATAAAGATGAGAAGCTAGCTCCTTGGATGAGACCCATCTTTGATAATATGGAATTTTTAGTAGGTGGTAAAGATGAGAATGGAGCTAGTGCTGTGGCTGATTTGAAAGAGATGGGCTTAATTGAGATGGAAGCAATCACCTATATTCGTGGTCGAAGTATTCCAAATCAATTTATCATAGTTGATGAGGCACAGAACTTAACCCCCCATGAATTGAAGACGATCATTACCCGTGCTGGGGAAAACACCAAGATTATCTTAACAGGAGATCCTTATCAGATAGATCATCCTTATCTTGATAGTAATAGTAATGGTTTAACATATGTTGTAGAGAGATTAAAAGATAAGGCGTTAGTTGGTCATATAACCTTGTATAAAGGGGAACGCTCTCAATTAGCAGAGATTGCAGCAAGCTCATTATAA